A region of the Channa argus isolate prfri chromosome 3, Channa argus male v1.0, whole genome shotgun sequence genome:
GTTCAAAGACCAAATGTAGCTTGTGTCATCAGAGAGAGGACAGCTGGTACTGCAGGTCACTGTGACTTTCTGACCCTTTGTCATCACAGGAGAGGGAGCAAATCTGACTGTCAGGCCTAAAATAGGGTCAGATCAATACCCAAAGTACATGAAAAGCAGACATTCAAAGCTGGTTATTAATCATATGTAAGCAATTTCAGAGATCATTTCTACGTGGCAGCTCAGATTTGATAACCTCGgccaaaatactgaaggcatAAACACAAAGCTGCATTGAGAGAGCAGATTCACACAGCTTTACTGAATCGGccttaaatactgaaaatatgaTCTGTGAAGGAAGCAGTCGTAATCTGCTCTGGTACAAACTCACTGAATTACCTGTAACAACCAAAGTGACTCCAGGCAAATCGTACTCTTTCAAAACTTTCGAATCTTTTTGGAGGCTGAATATGAACTCTCCTGAGTCTTGGCTCTTCAGGTTATGGAGTGTCAGCATGTGCTGATTCTTACTCTTGTCATGATACTCTACACGTCCTGGAACTTTTGGATGCTTTTCATATCTTTCCCCATTTCTCTTCTTGATAAACCAACCTTTAGAAGATACCATCTTATTGTAGGGATATGAGTAGTCACTTGAAATGTTAACTGAGGAACCTTCCAATGCACAGATTCTTCTGGTTTGATAATTCACTGTCTGGCAGTTGTTATTCTCAGTACCTGAAATATAGAACATACTAACAGTACTTAGAAGGATTAATGGTTTTCTTGgatttatgaaaaaataatctttatcaATATGTAGTCTCATTAATAGTTTTGACAAGACTGACTTATTTGATAGTTTTGCAGTTTAAGCTGACATCTAgaataaatctgaataaatGGTTAATTAAACTGTACAGTGTTTATGGTAATTCCGTATTTCTGATGACTTCAATAAACTATTCCACCAATTGAAACAAACTGAACTGTATGTTATTGGTTTATGCTTACAGACTTCAGGAGACAGCAGATGCTCGCTGCCTTTTACAGCACAGGAGAAGCTGCCATTAGAAGATCCAGAAACTGAAAGCTGTTGTTTCTCTGAATTAGTTTGAAGACGTTTGTCCTGGTACCAGCTGAAGTTGGTCTGATGGTCAGTCATAGGACAGTTGGTGTTGCAGGTCAGTGTAACAGGTGATGCAGCAGTACTTTGAACACGTGGTGCTGCTTAAAAATTTATACAATTTGGATTTGTGACATAGTACAGTAGATAAAGTATTGATAACAAAAATGACACgtactaaataaatacaaactttcaagcaccatttgtaaaaaaaaaaaaaaaaaaaaagaaaaaaaaaaagaaaagcaaaaaaaagaagaacacaaaACCTGTAGGATTTGTGATGGAGCAGGATTCATTCTCTGATTTCTGCTGATAAGAACACATTCTCCCGTTAGCGTAGGTCACAGTGAAGCAGGTTgatgagacagaatctgggcaaaaagaaacaagtattTTTACTAGTGACCATACAATATTAAAAGAGTTTAGTATTTTCAACCTATCATGTTAAACTACACAAGActattaatatttctttattctatctttatttatttggggtatttttatttctctttcacagGCACATGGGGATCACATAAAGTCTCCAGAggctttactgtattttaaaacatgctgTGTGCCtttataaatatgaaaagaaatcaTAATTTACTAATCACTGCTGCACTGGAGCTTGTGTTACATGATTTGAATATCATCACTCACCCACTGAGACGTCAGGGGCTCTGAGATCCTCGTAGCCTTTGATAGCACAGGAGTATGTGACTCCTTCCTCACTGCTGACCAGCTCTTGGTACCAGGGAGACCAGTCCTCATAGAGAAACTCTCTGTTCTTGTACCAGATGTAGGCTGCAGGTGTTTCAGTCAGAGCACAGCTGGTGTTGCACATCAGTGTTACTGTCTGACCCTCTGTGTTGGGAATCACCTTCACCTGCAGgtctttaaaaatataaaatattaaaattttgaCACATTATTCTACTTATTAATATAATAAGAGTTGACAACCAACATACCTGAAACAACAACACGAACTACGTTTTGCTTGCAGAGATCTGGTTTGTCTGTGCAGCAGTAAGTGTTTGCATCAGTCTCTGTCAGATTATTGATAGTTAGTGTGGTTTGACCGTCCTCAGATGTGTGGTATGTTACACGATGTCCGTTTGCAGAGAGCTCCTTCTGAACAACCGCTTGAGATCCATTCTTGTGTAAAATGTACCATTTAGTGGCTGAATTGAGATTTGAGCAGGTCAGGTCCACTGATGAACCTTCTAATGCACAATTGGTCTTTATCTGTCCACGGACCCCTTGAACAGAAGTTTGTATTAGTAAACATCTGGACAaatttgtacaatttaaaaagctgattttaCTGAGTTTTAATCTTGAgaacttttttctctttattttcataaattcatttttaaatccatCAAATATTAACACGGTAAGTCCAGCACTCTTGGAAAACAGTTTTAAGATTTACtgtgaaatatatattatatccTACCTGAGATGTACAGGATGAAAACCATGAACATGCATCCAGCTTCTGCCAATAACATGTTGGCTGGGGTCCTACAGCCTAGTTGTACTGGTCTTATAACAACTGATAgtcacaaaaactaaaaacctaaaatctaaaatattaccCAGTGGTTAAAATAATGTCATTTATAGTCGGCATATAAAGAACTGCAGAGGACGGGAGTGGTTCACAGCTTGCTCGCATCTGTGACCTCAAGACATAACTTCTTTCCACTTTAAGCAGTTTAGTCTTAATCTTTGCAAAAGGAAACCACAGTTGAAAAAATCCCTATTCTGTAGTCACTATATGATGTCAGCTCATAATcagtaaatgttctttaaataaAGGACACATATTTATTTCCCCTTTTCTTGCAgttattacttaaaaaaacacacatgtacacatataTATTGGCTCTTtatgaaaaatgcaaattattgtATCTTTTCAGCATTATCTGTAGTCAGAGTGAGAGGGTGAGATATTGAGCAACAAGAGGAACATGTTATCTGATTGGGTTATGGTGGAAATACTTACATCAAGAAGTAAACCTGCACACTTAACATTCTTTAATATACTAGAAAACATTCCTGTAAAAACAACGTATTTTCTGATGCGAGCAATGGcttctattgtgtgtgtgtgtgtgagtgctaaTTTGGCCAAATGGGACATGAATAGTGTAGTGACGTAATTACAAACACTTATCGTGATTCATGAGATAAACACTCAGGTATTGACGTCTGACTTCTGAGGTTCTGAATTTGACATTTATACATGAGGCAGAGTActgttataaaaaataaattaatgcaaACATTGTGGTTTGTAGATGCAGAGAATCCTAAATCTCAGTGTAACATACTGTTTCATTGTGAAGTATTCTGGTCAGTACGAGTTTTGCAGAGTAAAAAGCACTACGGCAACAAACAAGAGTTCTCCAGATGAAAAAAcactgtctaaaaaaaaaaaatgtagcgACAGCTTGGTCTCATCCGCTATTCTTTTTACTGCAGgatgtgtgaatctgtgtgcagcagcagtCACTCATAAGGTTCATAAAGCTACAGTAAGATCAGAATGTCACAGACTGAAATAAGTTTCTCACAAAAATGCGTACTGCTTAGTTCTGTTAGGATTTGATGGCTAGTTTGATTTAAAGACGTCATTTGTTTAGTGTGAGACAAAGTCCCAAGCATTCAAAACCGAATGAAGGAGACCTCAGCTCTGTGTGGGTGGTGTTTGCACATAGTTATATTTTATGACGCCAGATTTGATCTCGTAAAATGAATTCTAACATATATCAAAATGCATCCTGCAGCAAAGCCAGCAGTAAATTTACACACAGCTTGCTGACCAGGTCATCACAGGTCTCGGGCTGCCAGTTGCTGAGATGACAGTTTTTGAGTCACCGAAAACTTTGGAACAAAGTTCCAAGTAGCCAATATTTGGATAAATCGCCAACATACTCTAAATCTAAATGGCTACTTTCTcatctgaaaaatgaaaaagtatttgAAGTGATTTAATAGCAGTTCTGAAATGACCTTAATAGCGACTTTGAGCCTGGCTTAAACTTCCTGCCTCAGTTAGGCACAAACCCATCAATGTTGTTAGTGACACAGAGCACTTCCAGCTTAGGAAATttcatttgctgcatttctaaATTTGCAGCGCGTTTCCTGTTTGTATGCGCTCTGGTATTTGTACGTGCTTTGTCCCTATGGGCCACCGTATCCAAGTGAACACTGCACCACACAGTACTCACACTTTATCGGTTGGGAATCTGTCCTACAGGTGGCAGCAGCGTTGCAGCACAGGTCACACAGTGAGACACTTTCTGCAGTCATGCAGAGAGCATCTTTATCCCTCCTGTTGACAAGCTAAGCAGTATAATGGCATCAtctaataaattaaaacactgacagtgtTACAGCATTAAGTAAACTGCAGACTTATGTGTACAATTTAAACACCTACATTTGAATGGGCAAAACATCAGCTGTGCTTTAAAGCcatattattgtttaaaaagttCTGTCATTTGGCAAAATTGTCTGGAAAGCATTGGAAAATGTAGTAACTGTGCATTAAAAGCTTTGTGTCATGGCAGCTAGATACAGCCAAAAGTGTTACTTTGAAAAGAACAGACTGCAGTCAGTAAAAAATTAGTTTGATTAGAACATGAGGTGCATTAATGGCTTTTTTCTGGGGAGAGTAGCCAACACAGAGGGTGCAGCGCTACAGCATGtggttcattcattttaaagggAAATACAGAAAAGTAGGATTTGGACAAAGTGACAGAAGCAAGACATAGATGGTTTGGGCATGTGCAGAGGAGGGAGCAAGTGTATATCATTGAGGATGGATCTGGCTGACAGGAGGAGAAAAGGGAGACCAAGGAGGAGGTTCATGGATGCTGTGAAAGAGGACATGCTAAAGGGGGAGTTAGTGTGCcagcagaggacagagtgaGATGGAAACAGATGTTCAAACTTTGGGCCAGTTGCTCAATGTTTAcctgcattttttatttctgatttgACACAATGTTTGCACTTTTGCCCAttagtttgattattttaaatggtctgcttcTTGCTTCTAgttactgtactttttactgAATTTGAATGTGTTGAAAATGTTCTTACTTTGTATTATTACTCATATCATGATGCGACATAAAGTAATCGTAACGTTGTCAAAGTAGCCACAGTGAGAGCACAGATATGTGAAGCTGAAGCTGTTTGTGTTACTACTGAATGTGAAGGCAAAGCTGGAAATGTAATGTCTCCAATGTGAAAGCTTTGTACAGTTACAAATGCTGGTAAACTAGAAAGGAACACAATGCCAGATGAAGAAACAAGATTACTTTACAAGCCTCCCTGTACTTGTGGCAGTGCCTTACGGTCTGACGGTGTCTGATTGGTTGACTTGAGACGTAACCTTTGGCTATCTTGTAGACTTGGATCAGGGAATCTGGTAGGAACTTGTTGAGTTGATTCTTTCCTCAGGCTAAAGTCAAAGCTTTGAACTTAACGTGGCCAGTTACTGGAAGCCTGCGCAGACAGGTGAACAGCGGAGTGATGTGTCTTTCATTGCTGAATGCTGCTTATCTCATAATGTTTATTTAGACATAAGTTGCTTTTTAGGCTGTAATTAGCATGTGTACACTGTTTTTTGAGTGTGTATAAATTAATCCTTTATGGTTAATATAgcatttgactttttaaagacattctcatttttttaatcacagaaaAAGGTACAATTTTACTCTACGAGAAGCAAATCATTCACATACAGTTTTTTACAGCTGAAAATATACAACTTGTTGTTTATCTAACATGCACAAGTAAACTGTAATATCTTTGCAGCAGTTCCTGTTAAAGAGGGACGTCTGGAGGAAATAAAGCAGTCAGATGAAAGCGTTATTGGATTATTTTATGGTTAAAACAAACTTATGTCAGGACAAAAGTTGCAGATTAGGGACTTTTCAAAACACTACAGAACACCTGATGTCGGaggttttttaaatgatgttgaacacagaatatttttttacagtaacagCATTTTTACAAAAGCCTTTCACACTTAAATCTACAAATCATCCGAGTGGTTCAGGTTTGTTGGcttctgtgtttaaaaatctGCACTTTTAGCAAACTCTTGGTCCACATTGGCATGGAGTGAATTGAAAAGGGGCTGGAGGATAAAGGCCttgaagagagacaaagagtgtCAGGCAGAAAAGTTTCAGAATGCAGAAAGAACACACTGGAATCACAGAGCTTCACATTTGTCCATGTCTGCTATGGCACCGAAGCTATTCCAGTCAATTAGGGGAGGGTCTCTCACAAAAGACCATGACAACACTGTTTTCTTTAGTCAGAAGACCCTGGCGTGATGGTGGAGTAGAgatcctctgtgtgtttttttgggaATAGGAGTCTGGTATAATGCTGGCTGTCCTGGTCTGATGCAACTGAGAGGTTTTCATACATGGGAACAGAGCTTATCTGAGGACACAAGACAAACAATATTACTAACATTATACAGTACAAGTATAAGAGAATGTTTTGGAAGATATTTCATTGTGTAGGTTCAGTATATTGTTGCATGAATTTGGTGCTTTTAAAGAATTTAGCATGTTTTTGTAGAGACTAAAAATTAATTCATTGGTTCATTAATTCTGTGcagtaataaaaatacttaGTTTTATTGGAGTTTTGAGTGTTTGGAAAACGTGTCTATGCTTTCATTGGTAAACATCATCAACTGTCGatgaataaatgacaaaaagctCATAGTAATTTTGGGTTGGAAATCAGTATGtggcagtttttctttctttaaggtTTTACTTACACTGTTTACATCATAAACGTTGGGCAAGATGTTGTTGAAATGTCGGATCATTACCTGCTCTGTGTTGTCCATAGCTTCAGAGGTAGGAGACGGGCCTGAAGTTCTCTTTGTTCTGGTCAGAGAAACAGATGAATATACATATGCATTATTCATGCATAAGTGATTTTAGATAAGAAACTGAATGTGATTGACCTGCACCAGAATATTCACCTAATCCACAAGAAGACAATGAGCGGTACAGTAACCAGGAGAGCAGCACCAGCAAcagctcctgcagctgctgctgaccTCCAGTTTTCTAAACCGAGGACAGTTAGGGCTTTTTCAGTGGAGGTGATGTGTTTTTTCCTGATTGTGACAGCACAGGAGTAACTTCCTGCATGCTGACTGCCGACTGGGTCTAGAACCAGGTGTTTGTGTCGGCTCTCAGGCAGAAGCTGGTTGTTCAAGGACCAGATGTAGCTTGTGTCATCAGAGAGAGGACAGCTGGTACTGCAGGTCACTGTGACTTTCTGACCCTTTGTCATCACAGGAGAGGGAGCAAATCTGACTGTCAGGCCTAAAATAGGGTCAGATCAATACGCAAAGTACATGAAAAGCAGACATTCAAAGCTGGTTATTAATCATATGTAAGCAATTTCAGAGATCATTTCTACGTGGCAGCTCAGATTTGATAACCTCGgccaaaatactgaaggcatAAACACAAAGCTGCATTGAGAGAGCAGATTCACACATCTTTACTGAATCGGccttaaatactgaaaatatgaTCTGTGAAGGAAGCAGTCGTAATCTGCTCTGGTACAAACTCACTGAATTACCTGTAACAACCAAAGTGACTCCAGGCAAATCGTACTCTTTCAAAACTTTCGAATCTTTTTGGAGGCTGAATATGAACTCTCCTGAGTCTTGGCTCTTCAGGTTATGGAGTGTCAGCATGTGCTGATTCTTACTCTTGTCATGATACTCTACACGTCCTGGAACTTTTGGATGCTTTTCATATCTTTCCCCATTTCTCTTCTTGATAAACCAACCTTTAGAAGATACCGTCTTATTGTAGGGATATGAGTAGTCACTTGAAATGTTAACTGAGGAACCTTCCAATGCACAGATTCTTCTGGTTTGATAATTCACTGTCTGGCAGTTGTTATTCTCAGTACCTGAAATATAGAACATACTAACAGTACTTAGAAGGATTAATGGTTTTCTTGgatttatgaaaaaataatctttatcaATATGTAGTCTCATTAATAGTTTTGACAAGACTGACTTATTTGATAGTTTTGCAGTTTAAGCTGACATCTAgaataaatctgaataaatGGTTAATTAAACTGTACAGTGTTTATGGTAATTCCGTATTTCTGATGACTTCAATAAACTATTCCACCAATTGAAACAAACTGAACTGTATGTTATTGGTTTATGCTTACAGACTTCAGGAGACAGCAGATGCTCGCTGCCTTTTACAGCACAGGAGAAGCTGCCATTAGAAGATCCAGAAACTGAAAGCTGTTGTTTCTCTGAATTAGTTTGAAGACGTTTGTCCTGGTACCAGCTGAAGTTGGTCTGATGGTCAGTCATAGGACAGTTGGTGTTGCAGGTCAGTGTAACAGGTGATGCAGCAGTACTTTGAACACGTGGTGCTGCTTAAAAATTTATACAATTTGGATTTGTGACATAGTACAGTAGATAAAGTATTGATAACAAAAATGACACgtactaaataaatacaaactttcaagcaccatttgtaaaaaaaaaaaaagaaaaaaagaaaaaaaaaagaaaaagaagcaaaaaaaagaagaacacaaaACCTGTAGGATTTGTGATGGAGCaggattcatttattttttatttcctgtccttggCTTTTATTTCGTTGCTCCTCCTGTGCCTCTTCCCGTCAGTCTGTGTGGTTTCTTCACCTTCCTCGTTTGTcgtgatttgtttcacctgttcccgaGTCCTTTTagacccagctgtccagttcGTTTTGTATTGTGCTCCTGCCCCTGGATCTTCCCCGTTTGAACGCTCCTCTCCCTGTTCCCTGTTCTGGACTGTGTTGTAGTTACTCCTTTTTGTTACGTTATTGCCTTAGTTTATCCTTCACCTGTCTGTTCACATCCTGATCCTGGTAttggttatttttgttaatttcccCTTTTGCCTTCCCCTTAGTTTTGTCTGGTTCTTCGATGTACACTACATTTGCTTCTGTCTAGTCAGTGTCCTgtctgtcttgtgtgtgtgcaccccgTTGGTTTGAGTAGCCGTCCTGTCATTTTCCCTGTACGTGTTTAGTCTGTTTTCGTTgctcccctttttctttttacctccgcttgccgtctccttacttgggtccttgcaAATTACTTATAACATTTGCAGACCAAATCTTTTACGGTCTGTATTAGTCCAAGTAGGATTAAATGGAGGAGAGAGGCAGAGTAACTGACAACAGGTGAAACCGATAATGAGTACTGGTAGGTGGAACAAACTTAATGGGGTGATTGGCAACGCAGAGGAGAGAGTTACTTCCAAACGTGCTGCTCAAAGTGTGAGCCATGTCATTTGGGGGAAAACGGAGAAGATATACAATGACTTCTGATATTGTTGATAAAAGGGCAGTCATTTTATTGAATGACTTGTAATCTTTAAAATCCATGTAACAACACGAATCACCACTtttctttaatactttaagtaaatgtacttttgcTCAAGTAGAAATGACCGTGATACTTATGATCAAATGCATATGTAAGGATCAAACAAGCTTGTGTCTCCACAGAGGACCGAAAATGGAAGAAATTGACATTTTGCTGCGTCTGCCTCCTTAGAAATAATTCAAACCAGGTTTGGCTCTGATTGTATAATCTTAAAATTGTttatgccatttcaaaatacatGAGAACAGAACAAAACTAGTCACTGGTAAAAGCACACTATTCAAAATAATACACTACAGAGCATATGATGTCTAGGATTTTGATTTATGTAATGACATCACACTGTTTTTACCAAAACTTTTTTACAGCTACGAATCATCAAGAAAGTTAGGATGGGACAGATCAGTAACTTAGAACAATGCAACATGGCTGCATTTACACAGACCTCTGAAATTGTATGAGAACTTCTCTCTTGCTCCTGATGGAATATCTGTTGGtaatatctgtttttaaaacatatttgtaaaTTGATGAAAAACAATTGGAAAAAAGCAAGATATTTGAAGATGTATCCTAAAGAGCTAAAGCTCGATAGTTTGAAACACTTTAAGGAAAGTCTTGGTTTTCATTAGCCTAGAGggaacttaaaaaaaagcagctgtagCTTAAAGGCCTTGAAGAGAGACAGCAAAATATCAGGCAGAAACATTTCAGAATGCAGACAAATTATATTGTACACTACGTCTGTCTGTGCCTGCCATGCTACTGAGGTTTTTTCTAGTCCCTCATAGCAAGACATTTCTCTTTAGTCGGAGGACTCTGGCTTGATGGTGGAGTAGACATCCTCTGTTTGGTTTTTAGAGAAGAGAAGTCTGTTATAGTGATGGCTGTCCTGGTCTGATGGAGCTGAGATGTTTTCATTCATGGGAACAGAGTTTAGCTGAGGACGCAACACAAACATTACTTACATATGCAGGATGAAATGCTCCAGGTAGTAAAGTTCTggaagctttttgttttttgcaggtGCAAGATTTTTAGCATGTATTTGGTGTTTTGAaataagcttttgtttttttgttttttgcagagaTTAAGACGTAATTTCTCAGTTCATTAAAACTGCAGtaataaaactatttaattGTAGTTTTTACTGAATTTTTAACATAAGTTAAGTGGGGGGGGGGACGGGGGGGACTGGGGGGACTGCTCATTTAAGGTTTGGTCAGAcatgaaagaaaagagacagcTTTGTAATTCTTCTCTAGAGGATTGATTTGAATGGGAGAACAGTGTCTTGGTACCTTGGTGTTGCTAATCTTGTCTTCGTAGAATTCAGTTTCTGCCAGTGTGACACTGTAAGAAAAAGATGCGAGCATTGGGTGTTGGGCTTATGGTGTATGGAACTATGGAACTGGACGTAGTGTGTGTTTATAGATTCAATTGTTACCAGAGACGAAAACTGCTCAAGACTGAGAGACCTAAGATTATGGCAGAAAGTGGCTAGTGAAGTGGGACTATGGCCTATGGAAAGACCTAGAGAAAAAAAGTGAGCTAATCTTGGTGGAAATCATGGAACGGTTTCCCAGCAACATGGCCATGTACAGGAGATGAGGACATGTATTAGAAGACTGAAGGATTAGAAGATTGTAATTCAGGTGAGAACAAGAGAAGCCTACCTTGAAGCTGCTGAGAAGCAGAGAAgtagaatttttaaaattatttcttgttCTTTACCTGCTCCGTGTTTTCTGATGTTTCGCTTTGTGGGGCTCGAGTGCAGATCCTCCTTTTTCTGATTTatcaaagaaataaatcatATACAATTGATGAAGAGTTTTCAAATGAGAATTTGATCATTATTGATCTGCAACAGAGCACAGTGTTACTCACATCATCCAGCAGGAAACATTGAGAATTATTAAAACCAGCAGAGCAGCACCAAATCCTGCAGCTGCACCTGCTGGTAACGTCTGTTCTTTTGTGATAATGAGGACAGTTAGAGACTTTTCATCGGAGCTGGTGGTTTTTGCACCGATCTTGACGGCGCAGAAGTAACTTCCTGCATCCTGACTGTCGACTGGGTCAAGAACCACGCGTTTGTTTCGGCTCTCAGGCAGAGGTTGATTCTTAAAGGACCAAATGTAGCTTGTGTTACCAGAGAGGGGACAGCTGGTGCTGCAGGTCAGTGTGACTCTCTGTCCCGCTTTCACGACAGCAGAAGGAGTAAACCTCACTCTCAGACCTAAAAGAAGGTTACGTAGACCAGtacatgaaaaaagaaatcaaaaaccGGGTCAACAAGTTGGTAAATCTAAGAGATTTCAGAGATTAACCTTAGTAGAAATCTAGCTTTCTCCTTTATTCTGCGCACCTGAATCAGCATTAAATACCTGAAATGTGCTGCTCTAAGACCAAAAACCAACCGTATAATCATGAGTGGTGACAAGTGCACTGATATAATACTGTGGTTTCCCTGAGTTACCTGTGACAACCAACGTTACTCCAGGCAAACTGGACGACTCCCAACCATTAAGATCTTTTTGGAGGCTGAATATGAGCTCTCCTGAGTCTTGCCTCTTCAAGTTATGGATTCTCAGGATGTGCTGATTCTTAATGTTGTCATGATAGTCCACACGTCCTGGAACCTTTGGCAGCATTTCAGCTTTCTCCCCAACTCTCCTCTTAATAAACCAACCGTTTGAATAAAGCTTCTCATCGTAGGAATATGAGTAGTCACTTGAAATGTCAACCTCGGAACCTTCCAGAGCACAGATTCTCCTGGTTTGATAATTCACTGTTGAGCAGTTTTTATCCTCAGTACCTGAAATATAGAAACCGCTTCTTAAGAGAAAATTACTTCTTAAGATAAAACCATTTATGACAGAATTAACATTGACCACTGTTAAACTTACAAAAGCATCGTTCTTGTTACTCTGACCTAAAGTTTCACATGCGTGAACTCCTTTTCCAttgtttaaacaacatttttaactCGTGAAATTGTCTGTGTTCTAAAATACAGACTCTTTATGCAAGTATTAATTAACTGACTTATTTGACATGCTGTCACTTTACGATGATATATATTGGCCACAAGTTCAATCatcacaatttaaatttttggCTTTATACCCAGGATAAGACATGGATTCCTTTTCCATTTGTCGTACTGgcacataaaacaataaagtcaTCAACAATTTAACGTTTTATTGAATTTGATACATAAACCGCTAATATAagataaatctttttttgtgtcacagtgggacagcagcagcagaaatgtgCTAATGTGCTGCAAGAATTTTTGTAcggaatgaaaaacaaaaagtcaatttaaactttttttttttttttttttttttttttttttacactttggtCCTGTTGCATTAAACTGTGTTTCTGTAATGTTAACCACACTTATTATGATGTGTTGTTATTCAGAG
Encoded here:
- the LOC137124170 gene encoding obscurin-like; protein product: MLLAEAGCMFMVFILYISGVRGQIKTNCALEGSSVDLTCSNLNSATKWYILHKNGSQAVVQKELSANGHRVTYHTSEDGQTTLTINNLTETDANTYCCTDKPDLCKQNVVRVVVSDLQVKVIPNTEGQTVTLMCNTSCALTETPAAYIWYKNREFLYEDWSPWYQELVSSEEGVTYSCAIKGYEDLRAPDVSVDSVSSTCFTVTYANGRMCSYQQKSENESCSITNPTAPRVQSTAASPVTLTCNTNCPMTDHQTNFSWYQDKRLQTNSEKQQLSVSGSSNGSFSCAVKGSEHLLSPEVCTENNNCQTVNYQTRRICALEGSSVNISSDYSYPYNKMVSSKGWFIKKRNGERYEKHPKVPGRVEYHDKSKNQHMLTLHNLKSQDSGEFIFSLQKDSKVLKEYDLPGVTLVVTGLTVRFAPSPVMTKGQKVTVTCSTSCPLSDDTSYIWSLNNQLLPERRNKHMVLDPVDSQHAGSYSCAVTIRKKHITSTDKTLTVLGLEDRRSAAAAGAGAALLVTVPLIVFLWIRTKRTSGPSPTSEAMDNTEQLNPDPVYENIPPLPTRQQDDYYSTVHFSKNQTLYATVQPHQPKAPEHAAYAVVNIRPKV
- the LOC137124172 gene encoding uncharacterized protein; amino-acid sequence: MTDHQTNFSWYQDKRLQTNSEKQQLSVSGSSNGSFSCAVKGSEHLLSPEVCTENNNCQTVNYQTRRICALEGSSVNISSDYSYPYNKTVSSKGWFIKKRNGERYEKHPKVPGRVEYHDKSKNQHMLTLHNLKSQDSGEFIFSLQKDSKVLKEYDLPGVTLVVTGLTVRFAPSPVMTKGQKVTVTCSTSCPLSDDTSYIWSLNNQLLPESRHKHLVLDPVGSQHAGSYSCAVTIRKKHITSTEKALTVLGLENWRSAAAAGAVAGAALLVTVPLIVFLWIRTKRTSGPSPTSEAMDNTEQISSVPMYENLSVASDQDSQHYTRLLFPKKHTEDLYSTITPGSSD